Genomic window (Phragmites australis chromosome 5, lpPhrAust1.1, whole genome shotgun sequence):
CGTGGATGTATCTAAATATATGTCCAAACAAGATTAAATATCTACTCTCATGCAGAACGGGCACGTGTTTTACCACTGAAGGTACACATATGTTTTATCACTAaaagatgtatatatatatatgtcaaaTTTAGAATTTAAACCAAGGTTAGTAAGGATTCCTTACTAAGGTCCTAACCAACTAAGATATCCTCGCTTCTTAGACCAGCTAGGGATCGAGTGAGTTGCTTAGGCCATGTGTTGATTTGTGATACCAAGTCAGACTAAATGTTGGTCATGTCTAGTGATTTGCTACAGTTTGGTTCGAAGTCAAAATATGATTGCGTTTGAATTTTTTGGCTAGGTATGTCTACAGTCCATTAGTGGTGGGGGCCAGTTTTGAGCGGTCAATTTGACCGGACTAACAAATTTTGATTTGATTAAGAACCAAACGATTTCTTTTTATACTAAATTTTGATATTACTGAAACATTTAGCTTGGCACTCGGGAATCAACAACCAAACTGCCCCTAATGATCAATATGGCCGTAATGCATTGACCATTGACGAAAAACCGGTCCAGTTTCCGAGTTAATTCCCAACCCAGGTCAAGTCTTCTCAGCAAGGACAAATCTAGTGTCGAAGGTGACGTCAGTGCTACTTTCAGTATTTCTTCCAGGAAGCAGATTAGTCATTTCAGCGCAGATGCAAATGCATGGCGCTCGAGTTAGCTGTCCTGATGCATTTACTAACTGAAAAAAAACTGAAACACATCTTGTCACTAGATGGCTATGCATAGTATTGGATTAGATCCTTTTAGAggattttgaattaaaaaacaTATAGAAAACAGAGTACTCCAGCTTCATAATTCACATACTATTTCTTTACACTAAGTGCTAATTAAATAAGCAAAAGCAGGAAAATAGTATCTGCACGCGTTTTCTTTTCTGTTTAACCCAAATATATACGAGCAGGGAAATAATTTCACACCTACAACTAGTAGCATAGACTTCCTTGAGAAAAAGTGATGTTTTAAGAGAAGTAAATTAGAAtattaaaaaatctaaattaaattggttttaaaaatttaacaaGATAAGTCTATGTTAATTCTTATCTAAATATggtatagatttatctagtgtatctactctaccgttcaataatattataatcTACTCTAGTGAGATAAATTGCATGTATATAAATGAGATTTTTTATCAATATCATAAATATCACCTATAATTCACGTTGGAGtttcacaaaggatatactcacAATCGACACGACTCTTCCTGTTATAattcttgagctaccaagtcatcaagataaatctcaagcacgataaaccaccaagacaaggtctcacaaCTAACCTTTCTTCCGGTTATTtcccgccgtgatcacttcagagcttgagccaccaagataagggtTTTCGTATCCCCGTACACATGTCTTCGCCGCTCCACgccaaatcggagggtcaacaagtttgagccaccaagactcaagatgccggcgagtcaccgAGACTCTAATATGTCGacataccactcggtacaagctaggatcactctttgatcccctCTTCAAACTGCAGTATCTAGCTGCAACTCATTCTAGacttataagcactaaacactctctaattctatgcttaattgtcttggatgatcacttttggtgacttggatgtcttctcaagtgtatatgagctttctctagactctagcaccaTGCCACgtattcaaatgactgagtggagtggtatttatatactcaaacccgccaactagtcgtttttccaacggctcagaaaagctattagcaccagatgatccgtgagaataatagtactaacaccggatcatatGGTGAGTACAAatttagaaactagccgttggaacacCACTCAAAGCTTTTGTCCAGACACTCTGATGTGtcttcaaatctatcactgGATCTTTCGgcgagttatcttgagtcatccgaACCTTTGCAGCCTCTGTGTATGAAATACTCTAGTGCATttatcttcagagcaccggactttccggtggGTTATTCTTCAACACTTATAGTCTcctctgcaaaaaatgctctggtgctatactccggtgtgcacaaactaagcaccggattatccggtgggatgatcttcagttttctgcattcgcattcttctttgcaaaaatactctggtgttacccaatacagatcactagactatctAGTGAGGTTCTCAGCATTCTCCTtctttgttagaaatacttTGGTGAGTTTAATACACAGAGCACCAGAATATCCGATGAAGCTATCAGCCTCTGTacacaatgctctggtgtgtgCAATTTTTTCTGCACCAGACTATCTAATGATGTCAATTCTCCTAGGATTTCTCTAATAAATCAAATTTTGTTCCGGCTACAGtggcttcttgatatattgcatcaatgagatctacaaacatatattttgaaaaatatattagtttCAATGACTATATTACCATTaaccaccaaaatcacaatcataatctaataaaaaaaattgctataacttcttttaaaaaaaaaaaatatagtagcATAGACCTAACTATTTTGCAGAACAGATGGTAGTTCATCTACACTTAACAACCTCTGATCAGGAAAataatgataagaacagatgcgtATCTCCACCTGCCAATGGCATGGGATCGTCTCTTCCTTGTGCTTGATCTTTCTACCTCGATTGTTCGCTTGGCCAAGGAGGCGACGATTGAGCAACGATACAAGTTGCTCATATTATTATCGCGCATCAATACTTTTATACCGGTTGTTGGAAGTCCATGACGTAATGGAGTTGGAGGCAGCCTTCCCTGAAAtttgtcataaaaaattaaactacAAATAGAGACCTTGACCTGCATATTATGGAATTAGGCTATCATCAGATTGTATCAAACGACGGTTAGAATCTAGTGATTTACCTGAGCATTTTCATTTAGATTGAACCACGAATATTTTGTTCGTGATTCTTTAAAATTTAGGTTTATCTCGAATGTGGGACCCGCGTAGAAATTCTGAGAAAATTCAAGCGAGGCAAAGCATGCCTCGCAAGTTTCTGGAGAATTTCAGTTGCTTTCCACGTTAACCCTCTGGAAGGTTGGAAATTCAAGCGAGGCAAAGCATGCCGTGCAATTTATGGCATGTCATTGTCCTCGGCACGCCACGGAATTGGCTTTCTGGTCTACTTGGGGCAAGTTTCGCTTGAACACAGTACCCAGACATGCCACTACTGTTACTTGTGTTTGCATGCTTTATTTCCAAATCTGCTCTTGGCTTCCATGCGTACAACCCAAAAGAAGCGCCGTCGGAGGTTTACAAAAGGCTGGCAATAGATGCAGTTTGCAAGGTTGCTTTTGCATCGATGTCATctgcaaaaaaattgaaatgcACGCATGTACTCGATTGGTGTAAATCATTAACCGCATCGATCCATCGTAATCCCGGATTGCTAATTGTGATTTGCAAGCCATGAATCTTGGAGAAGAGACATTACGTTGTGTGGTTCTGAATCTCACTCTAATTACTTTTACCTGGATTTCAATCTTAATTGAAAGCCACACGTATGTTATGATCGATCTGCAGCTATTTTCATGATCGCGTCCATCCATGTCGAGAGATCGTGATTGATGGTGAGGGTGCAATAAGAACTTCATATCTAATCATGCAGACGTCAATTGATCTATTCTTCCTGTGCAAGCAAGTCGCAGCTCTCAACGCCTCATATGATTACGTATTCACGTCGCTAACCTACCAAAGGAGACCACGTAATTAAACAACATTCGCCTTCTCCAGAACACAAAAATTCCACTAACCTAGTGGGTGCAGACCTTATTAGCACAATTCATTTAGGTTGAGATTTGTGCTAGAGGGTAGATGAAAACTAGTGGTTCgatcaaaaaatcaagaatcGACGCCATGTCCAGTCTGGATCGACCAAAAGACCGCTCTGTAATTGAACCAGTGCAAAATTGGTCTAACCGACGGCTGTCTACGATGGTTAAAGTCAATTatgcaaatatttatttaatgtCGGGATTTCTGATCGTCAATTGTGTGCATCGAAGATAAAGATATGAGATTTTATATAGGCTTAtatctttttaaaataataactCTACGTCCTGTTTCATCTTAATTTCTCAAATAAAAACAATTATAATTGAGATATATCTAGATCTAACCCTAAGTAATTTGATAAATCCTCTTATGTTCTAAATCCGGAGGGTCGTATCGGATGAATCTCGTTATGTTGCGACTGTAAAgcttatttttagaatatatattacattgtatatatatactctccaataaaaaaatacatctcGTTTTGAACATACAGGTCTTTAATACGTACATTTGGCtatcatttatttttagaatatatataaAATCCAAGACATTTATGAGaccataaaatatttttaaaaaaataaatttgcacatatgattttaatatttctaaacaaaatattttaaaagctattaatgattaaaattttaaaaatttgatcgcATATTACTCAAAACGTCACgtattatgaaaataatagtcaaaggtaagtataattattaattatttaccGCGCCCGCATGCGCTAAGCCGGCGGCCTGAGGGAAGGGAGGATAAATCCACCGCGGCCGCTTCCCCCCACCTCGAAGCTCTCTTCTCCAAGTCCCCCCTTCGCTTTGCGAGGGGGCGAAGGGGAGGGGCAAACGCCACGCCATGGAGAAGGCGGGGCACCATCTTATaggcgccggcggcggagggaAGAGGagggggccggcggcggcgccgttgGGGCTGCAGAAGCAGAACTCGTGGTCGCCGGACATCGAGCGGGACGAGGcgtgggagcggcggcggcgcgggatgCACCCCGGGGGTTCGACGCTGCGGCGCGTACGGAGCGTCACGGACGACGACCTCGACGAGCTCCGCGGGTGCATCGATCTGGGGTTCAGGTTCGAGCCGGCCGCCGGGTCCGGGTGCGCGGCGTGCGGCGCCGGGAGGACCCGCCTCGTGGAGACGCTCCCCGCGCTGGACATCTACTACGCCGTGCACGGCGGCagtgccggcggcggcggagcggaggggtGCGCGTGCTCGTGCGGCGCCGCGTCGGAGGCGTCCTCCGAGGAGTCGCCGCTCGGCAGCCCCATGTCCATACTCTCTCCTGGTAAGCTCCAGTTCCGCGTACTCGCATCTAATCTGATAGCACAGTACTTTTCCTGTTAATTACACGGGCCATGTGAGACTGTAGGCTAATCAACCCTCTAGGTGTATCGATCCAAGCGCGATCAAAGATTCGATTTTTTCATTAGTTCACGACGCTCGACGCGATTAAAGTTTCAATCTCTGACTCGTTCGTTCACGCGGCGCTTGCAGGCGACACGCCGGAGACGGTGAAGATGCGGCTGAAGCAGTGGGCGCAGGTGGTCGCACTCTCCGTGCTCAACCGCCGCTGAGCTCGGGGGAGGCCCTTCCATCGCCGTCACTACCTTGCATTGGGGGAGGAGAGAAACATTCGAGGTCAAGAAGAAAGGAATCCCCGGCCGCATCGGGCagaaaagaggaagagaaaagaagaaaataatttctGTTACGGCTTGGTGGGTCGCCGGCTTCCACCTTGGCCTATCCTATCTTGGACTGCGTGCTAATTAACTTTCTTTCGCCATGATGATGATCATCCCTAAGATAAATACGCCTAATTATTTTGGTGAATTTCCTTGCTTTCCCTGATCCATATTTTCACATCTATGTATGTACATGTTTCTTCTTCAAGAAGTAGATTAATTTCGTTTTAGCAAATGATTAGTGCTCTTGCCGGCTTGCTCCGAGGAAACTGGTGATCGATGCCCgtgattttttctttctttagaaACCGAATATCACACAGATCCTTTCTCAGTTCCTGGATTCTTGTCGATTGATGGAATCTGTTAATCTTAATCCATATTTTGCAGATAGATCAAGAGCAAGAAATATAGCTAGGAGGCAACAAAAGCCGTGTTCCAGTATTTTGCGCTGCTGCTATACTTACAACCTTTTACGTAGTATTGTCGTACCACACGTGGAGCTTACACATGAAATAAGGTATTTCTGTGCACGCATAGAAATTCTGTATGATTCGATTGGGTTAGAAAATTGTTTCGGTTGTTGATTCAGCTGCAGCATCCTGTGTTCACATAGGATAGTTTCTTACGAGTGAGAGCTGTTATGAACAGACGTCATTTAGCTTGATAAGCATGTGATGTCATATAACTGTCATTAGCTGTTTTTCTATGTAATTAATAGTTACTAATGAAGGGAcacatgtgtatgtatatatgtaaacTCTTCactatgtatgtatatgtaaaCTCTATCTATTAATCAATACAAAATTTTCATTCTCTTAGTCTCTCTGCCCTTATACTTTCTCCAATCAAATGTAATACGTTATCAGTCACATGATCTCCACTGAGCAATCGACAACAAGCACAAATATGCACGAAGGTCTCTCCTAAAAGGTGAGCATGGCAAATCCATTTTGCCTTATTCATGGCATACCTGCATCTTCCTTCTTCGTCGTCATCGTCCTGCCAAATTGTTCACACCCTCGCTGCTCCCGTTGTTGTCTATGTTGTGGTACTGCTTGTCGCTGTTTTGGCCACCATAGCAGTCCTACATGAGCCGTAACCCCTGCGATAGCCGCTCTTCGCGCACATGCCGCcccaccaccaccgtcaccGCCACTAGCCTCACTGCCTTGCCACCTTTCTCTTTTGGAGTTAGGACGCCCGCAACACCGGCAACTAGCGTGAGATCCGTCACGACAACGGCTACCACCACAATGGTGGTTGGCTCCGGCCCGCTGCCCACAATGACAGCACGTACATGTGTTGTCTTGCTCTTTCAACGACTCGACGACGGTGGTGTCCCCCTctaaggaagaagattctgAGGAGTACATCCCACGGACACCCTcccccgctcctcctccaccggatGTCCCAGAGGCGTCTCCAACTTCTTCAGCGGCTCCATATAGTCTCCTCTGTTGCACTGTGACCTTGACTTTTAATCACTGCTCGGGCCTCCGCCCAGGGTCGTGAGCATCTGTGGCCCTCagtgaagggttgcgggtaggctacgctagcacaaaataaattttctctaccgcattcaaccaggaagccatgcgagtaggggatcatgaatcgttaccacttgacgagcagtgcagcggaagaagagttggagcagaccaatccaacgtcgtgcgcgtcaagtagtcgatcgtcaacctcgtcccgagcacgtcccgagcaccttccgagtactcgcgggtacgtcccgagtactcccgagcagatcagcaccgcaatagtagcagcgcctccacggtatccacacgtacaaggatggaatcgccgtgcaccggtgtgctagcaccgcgcgcccggctagggtttcgaagggagtttaggaataggaggcggctagggtttctaaagaacactATGCgtcttggcccctgcctattcttatatagagcacgctaatgggcctttaatcaacattaaagcccattatgactctaaaccctaatggtcctttaatcaacattaaagcccattagcatatccaatccgcaaactcgatcgcctctagggcatattaccaacaatctcccacttgcactagagtcagcacaagttttatattccatccccttaagtgtgtgacccgttaggttcatgtgtaaacggccgctatccggaaacccttttccgaattgcaagtcaatagcggtacctagcaggacatattgactcccgaatgcacacaaagatcatatcggctgaaccttgatatactcatgcaccaatccctttaccacacgataccagtcaagctcaaggcgagattcgtgccacccttgtgatagctcgaccattcactagatcaagtagtggattcaccatgattaactctttaatcacattggcatggccatgcactttccaatccaactacctcgaggggcccagagatatctctcccgttatttaggaggggtaaattccatcttgatcactcacatcccacgacatgtttcataacatacccgaaagcaacctttataactacccagttacggaatagcgtttggaagcccctaagtgtgttactacacattctggaatcaatgatgatctcaggtcaaaggattctgtaggtacaccatttgagataacaactgatggcacattaaaaataacaatcccagcagtatctcagggtgggtctatccaacatcatgttctctaacatgtgtccacattactgatttgatatctccatatctatgatccgtgaaacatgatcatcattcagtcaaatgtgctaatctataaatcattattgtcccacacaatgatatgagattagggactatttagaataacatcataaaaacaaagagtttcacaaacaagtcacatacttgctgatcaatgtaaatgataattattcatggaaccagataacaattatccaaaagtacattagcatagacagaacacattgtctcacatgcactagagtctatcccgcaagtatctaatacccatagagctcaagtgtgcctcatgcttgggctgtgggagaggcttcgtcaacggatcagcaatattcgaatccgtgtgcaccttgcatatctttacatcacctctatcaataatctcttgaatgaggtgatagcgccgaagtatgtgcttggacttctggtgcgacctaggctccttggcttgtgcaatggcaccactattgtcacaatagaggtccattggactggacgcactagggaccacacccaactcagaaacaaattttctgatccaaacagcctcttttgcagcttccgaagctgcgatatactcggcctccgttgtggaatcagcaaccgtttcttgcttggaactcttccaactcaccgcacctccattgaggcagaacacaaaaccagactgcgatctcgagtcgtccttgtcggtttggaagctagcatcggtgtaaccatttacaacgagctcctcctcacctccatagactaggaacatatccttagttcttctcatgtacttgaggatactctttactatagcccagtgatattcacctgggttcgattgatatctgctcgtaacacttagagcataggagacatctgggcgtgtacaaaacatagcatacatgatggacccgatagcagaagcatacaggatggcactcatcctctcgagctcatcagatgtcttaggacattgattcttgctgagagtgatgccatgtgacattggcaagaaacctttcttggaatcttgcatattgaaccgattcaataccttgtcaatgtacgtgctctggcttaatccgattagtcttttcgacctatctctatagatctttatgcccaatatgtatgctgcctctcctaaatctttcattgaaaaactcttttgcaatgaagatttgacagcatcgagcattggaatattatttccgatcaataatatgtcatccacatataagaccagaaacacaagtgcgctcccactagtccttttgtaaacacaaggctcttcttcattcttgatgaaaccaaaccctttgatcacttcatcaaaacgaagattccaactccgagaagcttgctttagtccatagatggacttttgcagcttgcaaatcttcccagcatttttcggattgacaaaaccttcaggctgtgtcatgtacacatcctcacttaggtttccattaaggaaagcagttttgacatccatttaccatatctcatagtcgaaatatgcagcaattgctaggagaatccgaatagactttagcattgcgacgggcaaaaacgt
Coding sequences:
- the LOC133919872 gene encoding uncharacterized protein LOC133919872; amino-acid sequence: MEKAGHHLIGAGGGGKRRGPAAAPLGLQKQNSWSPDIERDEAWERRRRGMHPGGSTLRRVRSVTDDDLDELRGCIDLGFRFEPAAGSGCAACGAGRTRLVETLPALDIYYAVHGGSAGGGGAEGCACSCGAASEASSEESPLGSPMSILSPGDTPETVKMRLKQWAQVVALSVLNRR